In the genome of Natronorubrum daqingense, the window GGACTCATCGATGGCCGAGCGTGACGCGACGCAGGCCATCGACGACCTGATTCGCCACCGTGTCGACACACTCCTCGCAGCGCGTTCGGACACGAGCGAACACGCACGCACGGAAACACACGCACCCGACGTAAACATCACCGTTACACTCGAGGACGAGCGAGCCACGACTCGAGTTACCGGAGAGTCCTCGTCCACGCGTGAGGACACGTCGTCGGACACGACGTCCCACGACGCCAACCGTCGATCACTCGAGGACGAATCGACGTGTGAGTGTAATCAGTGTGGCGAGCACGTCGACGACGAGCACGTGTACTGCCCGAACTGTGGGGAGAAAACCTCGCGACGACTCTTTTGTGAGTGTGGCGACGAAATCCGTTCGGACTGGTCCTTTTGCCCCGGTTGCGGTCGTCGGACCCCGGCTGCAGACGTACTCACGCGTGAGACACAGCCGTAACGACCAGTGTAAGACACGGACAGTCACCGTCGCCGAAACCTTTATTATCTAAGCCAGTATTCGACTTATTCGCGTAAGACGGTCGTCTTACAACGCTCGGCGAAAGTCGAAATCGCCCGATGGCGGGCATCGCGTGTAAGACAGACCGCGTCTGACAGGGGCGCGCGCCGTCTTACCCCAGAGGGAATACAATAATGGAGCGTGTGACACTGCGAATTCCGGAACAGCAGATCGACGAGGTCGAACAGCTGGTCGACTCGGGCGAGTTTCCGAACCGGAGCGAGGCAATCCGGTCGGCCGTCCGAGAGATGATCAACGAACAACACGACGCCACGAGCGAGCGCACTGGCAAACGTAACTGGGCCAAGGTTTAAACGATGCAGGATATCGTACAAGACGCACTCGAGAACGCAGAAGAAGAGGCCCAAGAGATGGACGCCGACATGGATGGCGACGAGTTCGGCGATCCACGAATCGTCATCGTCGGTGCCGGTGGCGCGGGGAACAACACGATCAACCGACTGTACAACATCGGCGTCGACGGTGCCGATACCGTGGCGATCAACACGGACAAACAGCACCTGAAGATGATCGAAGCCGACACGAAGATCCTCGTCGGCAAGTCGCTCACCAACGGACTCGGTGCTGGTGGCGACCCATCGATGGGCGAACGCGCCACCGAGATGGCTCAGGGAACGATCAAAGAGGTCCTCGGTGACGCAGACCTCGTCTTCGTAACCGCAGGTATGGGTGGCGGAACCGGTACCGGTGCCGCCCCCGTCGTCTCGAAAATCGCCAAAGAGCAGGGCGCAATCGTCGTCGGCATGGTCTCGACGCCGTTCAACGTCGAGCGTGCCCGGACGGTCAAAGCCGAAGAGGGTCTCGAGAAACTCCGCGATCAGGCGGACTCGATCATCGTCCTCGACAACAACCGGTTGCTCGATTACGTCCCGAACCTGCCGATCGGCAAGGCGTTCTCGGTCATGGATCAGATCATCGCCGAAACCGTCAAGGGTATCTCGGAGACGATCACCCAACCGAGCTTGATCAACCTGGACTACGCGGACATGTCCACGATCATGAATCAGGGTGGCGTCGCCGTCATGCTCGTCGGCGAGACGCAGGACAAGAACAAGACCGACGAGGTCGTCAAGGACGCGATGAACCACCCGCTGCTGGACGTCGACTATCGCGGTGCATCCGGTGGTCTCGTCCACATCACTGGCGGTCCCGACCTCACCCTCAAAGAGGCAGAGGGCATCGCGGACAACATCACGGAACGTCTCGAGGCCTCCGCGAACGTCATCTGGGGCGCTCGCATCCAGGAGAACTACAAGGGCAAGGTTCGCGTCATGGCGATCATGACCGGCGTCCAGAGTGCCCAGGTACTCGGTCCAACGACGCAAAAGCAAGCGGACAAGTCCCGACAGAGTATCGAAGGCGTCAGTAATGCCGACTTCGACGCGAGCAAGAACGCCGAAGAAGCCGGCTACAACGCCCACAGCGACGGCGGACGCGACGAACTCGAGAAAGAAAACGGCGTCGACGTGATCCGGTAACCGCAGGCAGACTTCGGCCGGCGTTCGGAGAGCCACACCACACTATCGACACACCACTGACACACCACCGCGCTCTCCTCGCCGTCGATTTTTCCGTTCTCCACGAGTCGAATAGCGACCGCTCGATTCGACGGGATCTCGAGTGCGTCGCCTCGCCAGTCAACTACCAGTGCTAAACTAACCACACACCTCGTTTACGGGCGTATA includes:
- a CDS encoding double zinc ribbon domain-containing protein; protein product: MSKITFRADDDLVEQLEALELSKSEAMREALREYLTASSQTEGTRGADSSMAERDATQAIDDLIRHRVDTLLAARSDTSEHARTETHAPDVNITVTLEDERATTRVTGESSSTREDTSSDTTSHDANRRSLEDESTCECNQCGEHVDDEHVYCPNCGEKTSRRLFCECGDEIRSDWSFCPGCGRRTPAADVLTRETQP
- a CDS encoding ribbon-helix-helix domain-containing protein, whose product is MERVTLRIPEQQIDEVEQLVDSGEFPNRSEAIRSAVREMINEQHDATSERTGKRNWAKV
- the ftsZ gene encoding cell division protein FtsZ — its product is MQDIVQDALENAEEEAQEMDADMDGDEFGDPRIVIVGAGGAGNNTINRLYNIGVDGADTVAINTDKQHLKMIEADTKILVGKSLTNGLGAGGDPSMGERATEMAQGTIKEVLGDADLVFVTAGMGGGTGTGAAPVVSKIAKEQGAIVVGMVSTPFNVERARTVKAEEGLEKLRDQADSIIVLDNNRLLDYVPNLPIGKAFSVMDQIIAETVKGISETITQPSLINLDYADMSTIMNQGGVAVMLVGETQDKNKTDEVVKDAMNHPLLDVDYRGASGGLVHITGGPDLTLKEAEGIADNITERLEASANVIWGARIQENYKGKVRVMAIMTGVQSAQVLGPTTQKQADKSRQSIEGVSNADFDASKNAEEAGYNAHSDGGRDELEKENGVDVIR